The Alphaproteobacteria bacterium genome contains a region encoding:
- a CDS encoding DUF1489 domain-containing protein, which yields MPLHLIKLCVGCDSVQDLKDWIKEQLAKKKKSGEAGKRFHRTRMVPKRVDELLDGGSLFWVIRGEVLCRERILGIEPFTDKDGIGRCRIVLDGKVKLVQPRPRSAFQGWRYLAAKEAPPDLDRAAPGARHMPEQMRRELRELGLL from the coding sequence ATGCCCCTGCATCTCATCAAGCTTTGCGTCGGCTGCGACTCCGTTCAGGATCTGAAGGACTGGATCAAGGAGCAGCTCGCCAAGAAAAAGAAATCCGGCGAGGCTGGGAAGCGCTTCCATCGGACCCGCATGGTCCCGAAGCGCGTGGACGAGCTGCTCGACGGCGGCTCGCTCTTTTGGGTGATCCGGGGCGAGGTGCTCTGCCGCGAGCGTATCCTGGGCATCGAGCCGTTCACCGACAAGGACGGGATCGGCCGCTGCCGCATCGTGCTCGACGGCAAGGTCAAGCTGGTCCAGCCGCGCCCGCGCAGCGCCTTCCAGGGCTGGCGCTATCTCGCCGCCAAGGAAGCTCCGCCCGATCTCGACCGCGCGGCGCCGGGCGCCCGCCATATGCCCGAGCAGATGCGCCGCGAACTGCGCGAATTGGGGCTATTGTAG
- a CDS encoding ABC transporter substrate-binding protein — protein MLRRDVLKGFAAAGAAIAVGVRDAAAQDVIKIGACLSLVGGFQTVGRQALAGAKLYMQLNGDKVAGKKIELIVRDDTGVPDVARRIVQEMIVNEKVNIVLAGITPTALSLGQLVTQAKTPTVVIISGASITVDRSPYMTRTSFTLGQSSMIMGDWAAKNGSKKVVTLVNDWAPGAESETAFVNAFTAGGGEVIEKLKVPLANPDFAPFLQRIRDLNPDTAFIYFPGQQGGTFARQFRERGLDKANIKIIGPGDLTDDDELPGQGDVMLGVVTAHNYSAAHPSDANKKYVAEFKKANGFRPNFISTGGWDGMHLIYEALKKTNGSTDGDAVMNAMKGMKWESPRGPISIDPETRDIVQNIYMRKVEKVNGELYNVEFQTFEAVKDPMKKKAT, from the coding sequence ATGCTGCGCAGGGACGTGCTGAAGGGATTTGCCGCGGCGGGGGCCGCGATCGCGGTTGGCGTCCGTGATGCGGCCGCGCAGGACGTCATCAAGATCGGCGCGTGCCTCTCGCTGGTCGGCGGCTTCCAGACGGTCGGCCGTCAGGCGCTGGCGGGCGCAAAGCTCTACATGCAGCTCAACGGCGACAAGGTCGCCGGCAAGAAGATCGAGCTGATTGTGCGTGACGATACCGGTGTGCCGGACGTGGCGCGCCGTATCGTCCAGGAGATGATCGTCAACGAGAAGGTCAACATCGTGCTCGCCGGCATCACGCCGACGGCGCTCTCGCTCGGTCAACTCGTCACGCAGGCCAAGACCCCCACGGTGGTCATCATCTCGGGCGCCTCGATCACGGTGGACCGCTCGCCCTACATGACACGGACCAGCTTCACGCTCGGCCAGTCCTCCATGATTATGGGCGATTGGGCCGCCAAGAACGGCTCGAAGAAGGTCGTGACCCTGGTCAACGACTGGGCGCCGGGCGCGGAGTCGGAGACCGCGTTCGTGAATGCCTTCACGGCTGGCGGCGGCGAGGTCATCGAGAAGCTTAAGGTGCCCCTTGCCAACCCCGATTTCGCGCCGTTCCTGCAGCGCATCCGCGACCTCAACCCGGATACGGCCTTCATCTATTTCCCGGGCCAGCAGGGCGGGACCTTCGCGCGCCAGTTCCGCGAGCGCGGGCTCGACAAGGCCAACATCAAGATCATCGGTCCGGGCGACCTGACCGACGACGATGAGTTGCCGGGGCAGGGCGACGTCATGCTCGGCGTCGTCACGGCGCATAACTATTCCGCCGCGCACCCATCGGACGCAAACAAGAAATACGTCGCGGAATTCAAGAAGGCGAACGGCTTCCGCCCGAACTTCATCTCGACCGGCGGCTGGGACGGCATGCACCTGATCTACGAGGCGCTGAAGAAGACCAACGGTTCGACCGACGGCGACGCCGTCATGAACGCCATGAAGGGCATGAAGTGGGAAAGCCCGCGCGGGCCGATTTCGATCGATCCGGAAACCCGCGACATCGTGCAGAACATTTACATGCGCAAGGTCGAGAAGGTGAATGGCGAGCTCTACAATGTCGAGTTCCAGACCTTCGAGGCCGTGAAAGACCCGATGAAGAAGAAGGCGACCTGA
- a CDS encoding dioxygenase, whose amino-acid sequence MIIEREEDVTPAVLKELERAPNARFREIMGAFISHMHDFVRDSKLTEEEYRTALNYVVALGKASNESHNEAVLIAGSLGISSLVCLLNNTDGQTDTDASLLGPFWREQSPVTPNGASIVRSATPGPALLVKAWFRDRAGKPIKGAEVDIWQSSTEGFYENQDPGQADMNLRGKFFTDENGHIAFQSIKPAGYPIPVSGPTGELLRAQGRHNMRPAHLHFLASKDGYKTLISQIYVADDKNIDSDVQFGVTRHLIGNFVKHEGPAPAGTAAGTWYSLDHNFVMDDGPSKLPRAPITGKAQGERPTLPILERVG is encoded by the coding sequence ATGATCATCGAGCGCGAGGAAGACGTCACACCGGCCGTCCTGAAGGAACTGGAGCGCGCGCCGAACGCACGCTTCAGGGAGATCATGGGCGCCTTTATCAGCCACATGCACGACTTCGTGCGCGACTCGAAGTTGACCGAGGAAGAGTATCGCACGGCTCTCAATTACGTCGTGGCGCTCGGCAAGGCGAGCAACGAGTCGCACAACGAGGCGGTGCTGATCGCGGGCTCGCTCGGTATTTCGTCGCTCGTCTGCCTGCTGAACAATACCGACGGCCAGACTGACACCGACGCGAGCCTGCTCGGGCCGTTCTGGCGCGAGCAGTCGCCGGTCACGCCGAATGGCGCCTCGATCGTGCGCTCAGCCACGCCGGGTCCGGCATTGCTTGTGAAAGCCTGGTTCCGCGATCGTGCCGGCAAGCCGATCAAGGGCGCCGAGGTCGACATCTGGCAGTCCTCGACCGAGGGCTTTTACGAGAACCAGGACCCGGGGCAGGCCGACATGAACCTGCGCGGCAAGTTCTTCACCGACGAGAACGGCCACATCGCGTTCCAGAGCATCAAGCCGGCCGGCTACCCGATCCCGGTCAGCGGACCGACGGGCGAACTCCTGCGCGCACAAGGCCGGCACAACATGCGGCCCGCGCATCTTCATTTCCTGGCTTCAAAGGACGGGTACAAGACGCTGATCTCGCAAATCTATGTTGCGGACGACAAGAACATCGACAGCGACGTGCAGTTCGGCGTCACGCGCCACCTGATCGGCAATTTCGTGAAGCACGAGGGCCCGGCGCCTGCCGGGACTGCCGCCGGTACCTGGTATTCGCTCGACCATAATTTCGTGATGGACGACGGGCCGTCGAAGCTCCCGCGCGCGCCGATCACCGGGAAGGCGCAGGGCGAGCGCCCGACGCTGCCAATCCTGGAGCGGGTGGGGTAG
- the panC gene encoding pantoate--beta-alanine ligase, with translation MPRPPKIAKTVPALRRAVARWRAAGETVALVPTMGALHEGHLALVRLARRRADRVVVSIFVNPTQFAPTEDFSTYPRTFASDVAALAEQTVDLVWAPANVAVMYPEGFATRVVPEGPATAGLEDAFRPDFFKGVATVVAKLFIQTMPDVAVFGEKDYQQLKVVSRMARDLDLPLKVVGAPTVREPDGLAMSSRNVYLSRDERAAAPVLYRVLRLCAGKIAKGRSIPTILAEGREAIERAGFALDYLEARHAETLAPVRSIKDGPVRLLVAAKLGKTRLIDNVGL, from the coding sequence ATGCCCCGTCCTCCGAAGATCGCCAAGACTGTTCCGGCGCTGCGACGCGCGGTGGCACGGTGGCGCGCCGCCGGCGAGACGGTCGCGCTCGTTCCCACGATGGGCGCGCTGCACGAGGGGCATCTCGCCCTGGTGCGGCTGGCGCGCCGCCGTGCTGACCGCGTGGTGGTATCGATCTTCGTCAATCCAACCCAGTTCGCCCCGACTGAGGATTTCTCGACCTATCCCCGCACGTTCGCGTCGGATGTTGCGGCACTGGCTGAACAAACGGTCGACCTGGTCTGGGCGCCGGCCAACGTTGCCGTGATGTACCCGGAAGGTTTCGCCACGCGCGTGGTCCCCGAGGGTCCGGCAACCGCCGGACTGGAGGACGCATTCCGCCCGGACTTCTTCAAAGGGGTCGCCACCGTGGTCGCCAAGCTGTTCATCCAGACGATGCCGGACGTCGCGGTGTTCGGCGAGAAGGACTACCAGCAGCTCAAGGTCGTCAGCCGCATGGCGCGCGATCTTGATCTACCGCTCAAGGTCGTCGGCGCGCCAACCGTGCGCGAGCCGGATGGCCTCGCGATGTCTTCGCGCAATGTCTACCTCTCACGCGATGAGCGCGCTGCCGCGCCGGTTCTCTATCGCGTGCTGCGGCTCTGCGCCGGGAAGATCGCCAAAGGACGAAGCATCCCCACCATCCTGGCCGAAGGCCGCGAGGCGATCGAGCGCGCGGGCTTTGCGCTCGACTATCTGGAGGCGCGTCACGCCGAGACGCTGGCGCCCGTCAGGTCAATCAAGGATGGCCCGGTGCGGCTGCTGGTGGCGGCGAAGCTGGGGAAGACGCGGCTGATCGACAATGTGGGTTTGTAG
- a CDS encoding division plane positioning ATPase MipZ has product MLLQATSGVPRSAHVIVLGNEKGGSGKSTTAMHVAVSLLKAGQRVATIDLDSRQQTFTHYVENRRACAKRTGVALEVPQHYAIARGEGARVDENEAVEFSNFAAAINAVEHSCDFVVVDTPGNDTYLMRLAHSMADTLITPLNDSFLDFDVLGTVDAASFEVTGIGHYARMVRYARRQRRIVDGGLTDWIVVRNRLALLGSRNKKMVGECLDRLGLRLGFRATEGFAERVVFREFFPLGLTGLDNLDEATLGTRPNLSHLTARQEVRKLIEQLKLPIDERGRRRAAARAEWVASQDKPLETDDLMDEPLSPIAPTRRDATL; this is encoded by the coding sequence ATGTTGCTTCAGGCAACAAGTGGCGTACCGCGTTCCGCGCATGTGATCGTGCTCGGCAACGAGAAGGGCGGCTCGGGCAAGTCCACCACCGCGATGCATGTTGCGGTTTCGCTCCTCAAGGCCGGCCAGCGCGTCGCAACCATCGATCTCGACAGCCGGCAGCAGACCTTCACGCACTACGTCGAGAACCGCCGCGCCTGCGCCAAGCGCACCGGCGTCGCGCTGGAGGTGCCGCAGCACTACGCCATCGCGCGTGGTGAAGGTGCGCGCGTCGACGAGAACGAGGCCGTGGAGTTTTCGAACTTTGCGGCAGCCATCAACGCGGTCGAGCACAGTTGCGATTTCGTGGTGGTCGACACGCCCGGCAACGACACCTACCTGATGCGCCTCGCCCATTCGATGGCCGATACCCTGATCACCCCACTCAACGACAGCTTCCTGGATTTCGACGTGCTCGGCACGGTGGACGCGGCGTCGTTCGAAGTCACCGGCATTGGACACTATGCCCGGATGGTCCGCTACGCGCGGCGCCAGCGCCGCATTGTCGACGGCGGGCTCACCGACTGGATCGTGGTCCGCAATCGCCTCGCGCTGCTCGGCTCGCGCAACAAGAAGATGGTCGGCGAGTGCCTCGACCGGCTCGGGCTGCGGCTTGGCTTCCGCGCCACCGAAGGCTTTGCGGAGCGCGTGGTGTTCCGCGAATTCTTCCCCCTCGGCCTGACCGGGCTCGACAACCTCGACGAGGCGACCCTCGGCACCCGCCCGAACCTCTCGCACCTGACCGCACGGCAGGAGGTGCGCAAGCTAATCGAGCAGCTCAAACTGCCGATCGACGAGCGCGGGCGGCGGCGGGCGGCGGCGCGCGCCGAATGGGTCGCCTCGCAGGACAAGCCGCTCGAAACCGACGACCTGATGGACGAGCCGTTAAGCCCCATTGCGCCCACCCGCCGGGATGCCACTTTATAG
- a CDS encoding class I SAM-dependent methyltransferase has protein sequence MADHDKTTPAPAQTRSEPAAKSQRAEIDAFVQRARTLAPPTEAGKRGRLIFALDATMSRQPTWDTACKLQGEMFREAGSIGGLDVQLVYFRGLNECRASRWVSDGAGLGDLMARINCMGGHTQIRKVLQQARAEADRAKVAALVYVGDAMEEGIDDLAAAAGELGLRGIAAFMFHEGHDPVAEQAFREIARLTRGAYCRFDLSAAHELGELLRAAAVYAAGGVKALTAQRSESARKLLAQMR, from the coding sequence ATGGCAGATCACGACAAAACCACACCCGCTCCCGCGCAAACGCGCAGCGAGCCGGCCGCGAAATCCCAACGCGCCGAGATCGACGCGTTCGTTCAGCGCGCCCGCACGCTCGCGCCGCCGACCGAGGCAGGCAAGCGTGGCCGGCTGATCTTCGCGCTCGACGCCACGATGAGCCGGCAGCCGACCTGGGACACCGCCTGCAAGCTGCAGGGCGAGATGTTCCGGGAAGCGGGCTCCATCGGCGGACTGGACGTGCAGCTTGTCTACTTCCGCGGGCTGAACGAGTGCCGCGCGTCGCGCTGGGTCTCGGACGGTGCGGGCCTCGGCGACCTGATGGCGCGCATCAACTGCATGGGCGGGCACACCCAGATCCGCAAGGTGTTGCAGCAGGCGCGCGCCGAGGCCGACCGCGCCAAGGTGGCGGCGCTGGTCTATGTCGGCGATGCGATGGAAGAGGGGATCGACGACCTTGCGGCCGCGGCCGGCGAGCTTGGGCTGCGCGGGATTGCGGCCTTCATGTTTCACGAGGGGCACGATCCTGTCGCCGAACAGGCGTTCCGAGAGATCGCGCGGCTCACCCGCGGCGCCTACTGCCGCTTCGATCTGTCCGCCGCGCATGAGCTGGGCGAACTGTTGCGGGCTGCTGCGGTCTATGCGGCGGGCGGCGTCAAGGCGCTGACCGCGCAGCGCAGCGAGAGCGCGCGCAAGCTGCTCGCGCAGATGAGATAG
- a CDS encoding DnaJ domain-containing protein codes for MTVLFGLAALAILLWAAQKYLQADPRKLAAVLKLAGGIALLAFAAFLGARGEIAIAAPLAAAGLGLLGWLPFGPAGFGARTQKSAGQVSRVRSAFLEMELDHDSGAMRGVILAGPREGTRLESLDVPTLVAMMNEIDEESRALLAAYLDRRDAGWREHAQADATAGRGSAPRGPMTHEEAYQILGLEPGAKAEEIVRAHRTLMKRIHPDQGGTNYLAARVNEAKDTLLRTPR; via the coding sequence ATGACGGTTCTGTTCGGGCTTGCGGCCCTGGCGATCCTGCTCTGGGCGGCGCAGAAATATCTGCAGGCCGATCCGCGCAAACTCGCCGCCGTGCTCAAGCTCGCCGGCGGGATCGCGCTGCTGGCGTTTGCGGCCTTTCTCGGGGCGCGCGGCGAGATCGCGATCGCGGCGCCGCTGGCCGCAGCAGGGCTCGGCCTCCTCGGCTGGCTCCCGTTCGGCCCCGCGGGCTTCGGGGCGCGCACGCAGAAGAGCGCGGGCCAGGTCTCACGGGTGCGCTCGGCTTTTCTCGAAATGGAGCTGGATCACGATTCAGGTGCCATGCGCGGCGTGATCCTCGCGGGTCCCCGCGAAGGTACGCGGCTGGAGTCGCTGGATGTGCCAACGCTGGTCGCGATGATGAACGAGATCGACGAAGAGAGCCGCGCCTTGCTGGCAGCGTATCTTGACCGCCGGGATGCCGGCTGGCGTGAGCACGCGCAGGCCGATGCGACAGCGGGGCGGGGCAGCGCGCCGCGCGGGCCAATGACGCATGAGGAGGCCTATCAGATCCTTGGCCTTGAGCCCGGAGCCAAGGCCGAGGAGATCGTCCGCGCCCATCGGACGTTGATGAAGCGAATCCACCCCGACCAGGGAGGCACGAACTACCTTGCGGCTCGCGTCAACGAGGCCAAGGATACGCTGTTGCGCACGCCGCGGTGA
- a CDS encoding addiction module antidote protein, which produces MAKAKKKVTGEIATRTRVWDAAEHLKSDEDIAAYLNAAFEDGDPVLIAAALGDIARAKGMTNIARSAGLGRESLYKALSPQGRPELATVMKVVQALGLKLTTARP; this is translated from the coding sequence ATGGCCAAGGCGAAGAAGAAGGTCACCGGCGAAATCGCCACGCGCACGCGCGTCTGGGATGCGGCCGAACATCTCAAGAGCGACGAGGATATCGCCGCCTACCTCAACGCCGCATTCGAGGACGGCGATCCGGTGCTGATCGCAGCCGCGCTCGGCGACATCGCGCGCGCGAAGGGGATGACCAACATTGCACGCTCGGCGGGCCTTGGCCGCGAGAGCCTCTACAAGGCGCTCTCGCCGCAAGGGCGCCCCGAACTCGCCACCGTGATGAAGGTCGTTCAGGCTCTGGGGCTGAAACTGACTACGGCACGTCCCTGA
- a CDS encoding serine hydrolase: MLRGIRPADGLRFGLWTLTAVVALAAVASDPADARSRRGKRHPGHFARVAAYTPPYADIVVDANSGAVLHDTNADSLRHPASLTKIMTLYLLFEQLEAGKLRLDSRLEVSEHASQQAPSKLGLMPGQTIAVEDAIRALVTKSANDVAVVVAEAIGGDEDTFGRMMTRKARVLGMSRTIYVNASGLPDTDQITTARDQATLGRAIQDRFPREYRYFGTPVFVYRGWAMRNHNKLLGRVQGVDGIKTGYTRDSGFNLVSSVRRGSRHIVAVVLGGTSGAARDARMRGLIEQEIASASTQRTVAKIAESAEIAAIQTKPAVQVAQPPRFARADAMPSIASNAVPEGDTNSAPDTRAIQAPPVGAAFAPQPKPGSAEPINPVKVKTITVKAGNVQTAMMVPISPAPTAMVAPPHFAKSTPAAAAPVVAEKPAAPAVYQVASATAVPVTTGSALPRAPHSRGPWIIQVGAFPKEAEAQDRLREAQSLAKGMLAKADPFTERVVKGSQELYRARFAGFDQDGAEAACRYFKRNDIACMAVKN; the protein is encoded by the coding sequence ATGCTCCGCGGAATTCGGCCGGCGGACGGCCTGCGCTTCGGACTCTGGACCCTCACCGCCGTCGTGGCGCTGGCCGCCGTGGCAAGCGATCCGGCCGATGCGCGATCGCGGCGTGGCAAGCGCCACCCTGGGCATTTCGCCCGTGTTGCTGCCTACACTCCGCCTTATGCCGACATCGTGGTCGATGCGAATTCCGGCGCGGTGCTGCACGACACCAATGCAGACAGCCTCCGCCATCCGGCTTCGCTCACCAAGATCATGACGCTCTATTTGCTGTTTGAGCAGCTCGAGGCCGGCAAGCTGCGCCTCGATTCCCGCCTAGAGGTCTCCGAGCACGCGTCGCAGCAGGCGCCTTCGAAGCTCGGCCTGATGCCGGGCCAGACCATCGCGGTCGAAGATGCGATCCGCGCGCTGGTGACCAAGTCGGCGAACGACGTGGCGGTGGTCGTAGCCGAGGCAATCGGCGGCGATGAGGACACGTTCGGCCGAATGATGACGCGCAAGGCGCGTGTGCTCGGGATGAGCCGAACGATCTATGTCAACGCATCCGGCCTGCCGGACACGGATCAGATCACCACGGCGCGCGATCAGGCGACGCTGGGCCGCGCGATCCAGGACCGCTTCCCGCGTGAGTATCGTTATTTCGGCACTCCGGTCTTCGTTTATCGCGGCTGGGCGATGCGCAACCACAACAAGCTGCTCGGCCGCGTGCAGGGCGTGGACGGCATCAAGACCGGCTACACGCGCGACAGTGGCTTCAACCTCGTCTCTTCGGTGCGGCGTGGTTCTCGCCACATCGTGGCGGTGGTGCTCGGCGGCACGTCGGGCGCGGCGCGCGATGCGCGCATGCGGGGGCTCATCGAGCAGGAGATCGCGAGCGCGTCGACCCAGCGCACGGTCGCGAAGATCGCGGAGAGCGCTGAAATCGCAGCCATACAGACGAAACCGGCCGTTCAAGTCGCCCAGCCGCCACGTTTTGCGCGTGCCGATGCGATGCCCTCAATCGCCTCGAATGCAGTGCCGGAAGGCGACACGAATTCTGCGCCCGACACGCGAGCAATCCAGGCGCCGCCGGTCGGAGCCGCATTTGCACCTCAGCCAAAGCCCGGCTCCGCGGAACCGATCAATCCGGTCAAGGTGAAGACGATCACCGTGAAGGCCGGCAACGTGCAGACTGCGATGATGGTGCCGATCTCGCCGGCGCCGACCGCCATGGTTGCGCCGCCGCATTTCGCGAAGAGCACGCCCGCGGCCGCTGCGCCCGTGGTAGCGGAAAAGCCGGCCGCCCCTGCGGTCTACCAGGTGGCCTCGGCGACCGCCGTGCCGGTCACGACGGGTTCGGCACTCCCGCGTGCGCCGCATTCTCGTGGGCCCTGGATCATTCAGGTCGGCGCGTTCCCCAAGGAAGCCGAAGCCCAGGACCGCCTGCGCGAGGCGCAGTCGCTCGCGAAGGGTATGCTTGCGAAAGCCGATCCCTTCACCGAGCGGGTCGTGAAAGGCAGCCAGGAGCTCTATCGGGCGCGCTTTGCGGGCTTCGACCAGGACGGCGCGGAAGCCGCCTGCAGATACTTCAAGCGCAACGACATCGCCTGCATGGCGGTCAAGAACTAG
- a CDS encoding phasin family protein — MLKNFEDFQKLGKDNVDTCMKQFGTVSKGWQAIAAEFADYSKKSFEDGSAALEKLFGAKSLEKAIEVQGEYVKNSYEGFVAEATKLGELYTELAKETYKPYEGLLAKVTPAK, encoded by the coding sequence ATGCTCAAGAATTTCGAAGACTTTCAAAAGCTTGGCAAAGACAACGTCGATACGTGCATGAAGCAGTTCGGCACTGTGTCGAAGGGCTGGCAGGCGATCGCGGCCGAATTCGCCGACTACTCGAAGAAGAGCTTCGAGGACGGCAGCGCGGCCCTCGAGAAGCTGTTCGGCGCCAAGTCGCTGGAGAAGGCGATCGAGGTGCAGGGCGAGTACGTGAAGAACAGCTATGAGGGCTTCGTCGCCGAGGCGACCAAGCTCGGCGAACTCTATACCGAGCTCGCCAAGGAGACCTACAAGCCGTACGAGGGCCTCCTCGCCAAGGTCACGCCCGCGAAGTAA
- a CDS encoding low affinity iron permease family protein, with product MKQKNGHARSGGWFDSFARKTSLFCGKPVVFLGAVVVVLVWAATGPIFSYSDTWQLVINTGTTIVTFLMVFLIQNTQNRDSLAVQVKLAELIIAVEGAHNKLANCEELSEEELDELHELYRKQASIAQQELESRRDEKKPKTASRKKKATAES from the coding sequence ATGAAACAAAAGAACGGCCACGCCAGAAGCGGGGGCTGGTTTGACAGCTTCGCCCGAAAGACGTCCCTCTTCTGCGGCAAGCCGGTCGTTTTCCTGGGCGCCGTCGTCGTTGTCCTGGTGTGGGCGGCCACCGGACCCATTTTCAGCTACAGCGACACGTGGCAGCTGGTGATCAATACCGGCACCACGATCGTCACGTTTCTCATGGTCTTCCTGATTCAGAACACGCAGAACCGGGATAGCCTTGCGGTGCAAGTGAAGCTCGCCGAGCTGATCATCGCGGTCGAGGGTGCACACAACAAGCTCGCCAATTGCGAGGAGCTGTCCGAGGAAGAGCTTGACGAGTTGCACGAGCTGTACCGGAAGCAAGCTTCGATCGCCCAGCAGGAGCTGGAGAGCCGCCGCGACGAGAAAAAGCCGAAAACTGCGAGCCGAAAAAAGAAGGCCACGGCGGAGAGTTAG
- a CDS encoding pilus assembly protein, with the protein MVLSRFLKDRRGGVAPMFALAIIPVFGLVGAAVDYSRANSVRTGMQSAIDATALAMAKVAPTLTPAQLQQQTTAYFNAMFNHPEAKNLVITPTYTTAGGSQLVISVSGSVDTSFMRIMGFSSLNIGSTSTVKWGNNRLRVALVLDNTGSMADDNKMSALKTATNALLTQLKNAATQNGDVYVSIIPFVKDINVDNSNRHATWIDWTDFDANNGTCSNYNGWHTPTDQASCQNASGTWKKAKHSTWNGCVTDRGNSGAPSSGNYDTNVTAPGASTDTMFSAEQYDSCPQAIKPLSYDWTGMTTLVNNMSPAGNTNQAIGLAHGWMSLVGGGPYPAPPAMDPNYQYSQVIILLTDGLNTEDRWYTSQNSIDARQQMTCNNVKAAGITLYTVQVNTGGDPTSTLLQNCASTSDKFFLVTTSSGIGTIFNQIGTNLSKLRIAR; encoded by the coding sequence ATGGTGCTCTCCCGTTTCCTGAAAGACCGCCGCGGTGGCGTCGCGCCGATGTTCGCGCTCGCCATCATTCCGGTATTTGGTCTCGTCGGCGCTGCGGTCGATTACAGCCGCGCCAATTCGGTGCGCACCGGCATGCAGTCTGCGATCGACGCGACCGCGCTCGCGATGGCGAAGGTCGCGCCGACGCTGACCCCGGCGCAGCTGCAGCAGCAGACCACGGCTTACTTCAACGCCATGTTCAATCACCCGGAGGCGAAGAACCTCGTGATCACGCCGACCTACACGACCGCCGGCGGCTCGCAGCTCGTGATCTCGGTGTCCGGCTCGGTCGACACCTCGTTCATGCGGATCATGGGATTCTCGAGCCTCAACATCGGCAGCACCTCGACGGTGAAGTGGGGCAACAACCGGCTGCGCGTCGCGCTCGTGCTCGACAACACCGGATCGATGGCCGACGACAACAAGATGAGCGCGCTGAAGACCGCGACCAACGCGCTGCTCACGCAGCTCAAGAACGCCGCGACCCAGAACGGCGACGTTTACGTCTCGATCATTCCATTCGTGAAGGATATCAACGTCGACAACAGCAACCGCCACGCAACTTGGATCGACTGGACCGACTTCGACGCGAACAATGGAACATGCAGCAACTACAACGGCTGGCACACGCCAACCGACCAGGCATCCTGTCAGAATGCCAGCGGCACCTGGAAAAAGGCCAAGCATAGCACCTGGAATGGGTGCGTCACCGACCGTGGCAACTCCGGCGCGCCGAGCTCCGGCAACTACGACACCAACGTGACGGCACCGGGAGCAAGCACCGACACGATGTTCTCGGCCGAGCAGTACGACTCCTGCCCGCAGGCGATCAAACCGCTGAGTTACGACTGGACCGGGATGACCACACTGGTCAACAACATGAGCCCGGCCGGCAATACCAACCAGGCGATCGGGCTTGCGCATGGCTGGATGTCGCTCGTCGGTGGTGGCCCCTACCCGGCGCCGCCGGCGATGGACCCGAACTACCAGTACAGCCAGGTCATCATCCTGCTGACCGATGGTCTCAACACCGAGGATCGCTGGTACACGAGCCAGAACTCGATCGACGCGCGCCAGCAGATGACGTGCAATAACGTGAAGGCGGCCGGCATCACGCTCTATACCGTCCAGGTCAACACCGGCGGCGACCCCACATCGACACTGCTGCAGAACTGCGCGAGCACATCCGACAAATTCTTCCTTGTCACCACCTCGTCCGGAATCGGAACGATCTTCAACCAGATCGGCACCAATCTCTCGAAGCTGCGCATCGCGAGGTAA